TTCGAGCAAAAACTACAATTCCAGAAGTTGGTCTGTCTAATCGATGGACTACTCCTAAAAACACTTCGCCAGGCTTGTTGTATTTGTCTTTAATATATTCTTTGACAATTTCACTTAGCGGCTTATCTCCTGTTTTATCACCCTGAACAATGTCGCCTACACGCTTGTTTATCACGATAAGATGATTGTCTTCGTGAATGACTTGAAGGTTATTCTTGTTAGAAACTATTTTTTCCAAATTAAAATATTAAATACGAACATGACTAATGGACCACTAATTACAAATTACTTGTCACTAATATTGCTCATTGGCATTTGGAAAATCAGTCGATTTTACATCCTCAACATATTGACTAATGGCTGAAGTCATTCCTTCATAAAGATTCATGTAACGTCTTAAGAAACGGGGGCTAAATTCGTTATTCATTCCCAACATATCATGAATGACTAATACTTGTCCATCGACACCCCCACCAGCACCAATTCCGATTACGGGAATTGAAATACTTTTGGCTACTTGTTCTGCTAAATGCGCAGGTATTTTTTCTAGTACGATAGCAAAACAACCTAAGCTTTCCAACAGTTTAGCATCTTCCATTAATTGTTCTGCTTCAGCATCTTCTTTGGCACGAACGGTATAAGTTCCGAATTTATAAATTGATTGTGGGGTTAAACCCAAATGTCCCATTACGGGTATTCCGGCATTTAATATTTTTTTGATAGAATCTTTAATTTCACTTCCACCTTCTAATTTCACAGCATGACCACCGCTTTCTTTCATAATTCGGATTGCAGAACGCAAGGCTTCTTTAGAATCGGATTGGTAGCTACCAAAAGGCAAATCAACCACCACTAAAGCGCGTTCAATTGCACGAACCACAGATGAGGCGTGGTAAATCATTTGATCTAGCGTAATAGGTAAAGTAGTTTCATGGCCCGCCATTACATTTGAAGCAGAATCTCCAACCAGAATCACATCTACACCTGCAGAATCTACTATTTTAGCCATAGTAAAATCGTAAGCTGTAAGCATTGAAATTTTTTCGCCATTGGCTTTCATTTCAATTAATGACTTCGTAGTAATTCTTTTGTAATCTTTTTTAGCGACCGACATAGTATTGTTTTTATTTGCGGTAAAGGTAATAAAATCAATTTTTCTTAGCCCAACATTGTAGAATTATTGTTTATTTTGACAAATGATTATTATTTTAATACTATGAAAACAATTTTAGTAAGTCTTATACTTATTTTTTCAAGTGCTACTTATTCTCAAAATGAAGAAGTAAAACAAGTAGTCGTGACTTTTTTTAAAGGGTTCCATGCTAAAGACTCCATCACGATGAAATCAGTTTGTGCTGATAAAATGATTTTACAATCTATTTCAGAATCATCAAAAGGTACCCAATTAAAAAACGATTCTGCTCAAGATTTTTTTCGTTCTATTGCAACGATACCCAACACTATTCTTTTTGAAGAAAAATTACTAGATTATTCCATTCAGGTAGATGGAGCCATGGCTCACGTTTGGACGCCTTATGAGTTTTATTTGAACAATAAGTTGAGCCACAAAGGAGTCAATGCTTTTACATTATTTAAAGATAATGGTCTCTGGAAAATAGTTTATTTGATTGATACAAGGAGAAAATAGTCGTATTTTTATAGCTATCCCAACTTATTTTGAAACTTTAATTAAGTTTGGTGGGCTATTTTTAAAATCTAAAGTAGTTTGATTCTGTTTTTCTAGTTACTTTTGAAATTCATTTAATTAAAATAATGAAATATGAAACAATCTATTGTATCCTTTTTATTCCTATTTATCCTTGGATCAACCCTTCAGGCTCAAATTAAGTCTCCTTCAGAATTTTTGCCTAATTATGGTAAACAAATTACCTTTTACCATCAAACGGAAGC
This sequence is a window from Flavobacterium ammoniigenes. Protein-coding genes within it:
- the panB gene encoding 3-methyl-2-oxobutanoate hydroxymethyltransferase codes for the protein MSVAKKDYKRITTKSLIEMKANGEKISMLTAYDFTMAKIVDSAGVDVILVGDSASNVMAGHETTLPITLDQMIYHASSVVRAIERALVVVDLPFGSYQSDSKEALRSAIRIMKESGGHAVKLEGGSEIKDSIKKILNAGIPVMGHLGLTPQSIYKFGTYTVRAKEDAEAEQLMEDAKLLESLGCFAIVLEKIPAHLAEQVAKSISIPVIGIGAGGGVDGQVLVIHDMLGMNNEFSPRFLRRYMNLYEGMTSAISQYVEDVKSTDFPNANEQY
- a CDS encoding nuclear transport factor 2 family protein, which produces MKTILVSLILIFSSATYSQNEEVKQVVVTFFKGFHAKDSITMKSVCADKMILQSISESSKGTQLKNDSAQDFFRSIATIPNTILFEEKLLDYSIQVDGAMAHVWTPYEFYLNNKLSHKGVNAFTLFKDNGLWKIVYLIDTRRK